From the genome of Anopheles moucheti chromosome 3, idAnoMoucSN_F20_07, whole genome shotgun sequence, one region includes:
- the LOC128303883 gene encoding transmembrane protein 177 yields MSRGKKVSFFLTESGRQLVFYGATTVAIGLFAGHYFPHTICISYYKEFVQAYKNGEERKLSEKLEQRYKRALNLLDLTEFEQKFANPFVVYGFDVFNMGSFKTRYGAYVGVPSNFEYDSVAAIDRTDIKIRNQPIDWNTEPGKLLEDALVLSEDEQVFGMARELLTMKSHKTLVQSIIPTVSWVFTYSLASQLNERCNFYVRPRSLRLMLYTICGLFGFGIYSFSTDMTEIYYETKVDKQMATLGPDVVDAGARFYDKMLKKNVAIRKLTGEDYYTAKGNVNYLIRQKAAPLTLRKEFFQTGYKDFAGTEETS; encoded by the exons ATGAGCCGTGGTAAAAAAGTATCCTTTTTCCTCACCGAAAGCGGTCGTCAGCTCGTATTTTACGGCGCAACAACAGTTGCAATAGGACTGTTCGCTGGCCACTACTTTCCACACACGATATGCATTTCTTACTACAAGGAGTTTGTGCAAGCGTACAA AAATGGTGAAGAACGAAAGCTTTCCGAAAAGCTGGAACAGCGCTACAAGCGTGCATTGAATCTGTTGGATTTGACCGAGTTTGAACAGAAGTTTGCCAACCCGTTCGTCGTGTACGGATTCGATGTGTTCAATATGGGATCGTTCAAAACACGGTACGGAGCGTACGTTGGCGTACCGTCCAACTTCGAGTATGACAGTGTGGCGGCAATCGATCGTACCGACATTAAGATACGGAATCAACCGATCGACTGGAACACGGAACCGGGCAAACTGCTCGAGGATGCGCTCGTGCTGAGTGAGGACGAGCAGGTGTTTGGTATGGCGCGCGAACTGCTCACGATGAAATCGCACAAAACGCTCGTACAATCCATTATACCAACCGTTTCGTGGGTGTTTACGTACAGCTTAGCGTCACAGTTAAACGAGCGGTGCAACTTTTACGTCCGACCCCGTTCGTTGCGGCTCATGCTGTACACGATCTGCGGTCTGTTCGGATTTGGCATTTATTCATTCTCGACCGATATGACCGAAATTTATTACGAAACTAAAGTCGATAAGCAAATGGCAACGCTCGGCCCGGATGTGGTTGATGCTGGAGCAAGGTTTTATGATAAAATGCTTAAGAAAAACGTAGCTATTCGCAAGCTGACCGGTGAGGATTACTACACGGCAAAGGGTAACGTGAACTACCTGATCCGACAGAAGGCCGCCCCATTGACGTTGCGGAAAGAATTCTTCCAAACGGGATACAAGGATTTCGCGGGCACGGAGGAAACGAGTTAG